The following are encoded together in the Streptomyces sp. NBC_00358 genome:
- the uvrC gene encoding excinuclease ABC subunit UvrC, protein MSARASRVCDMADPSSYRPKPGQIPDSPGVYKFRDEHRRVIYVGKAKSLRQRLASYFQDLANLHPRTRTMVTTAASVEWTIVSTEVEALQLEYSWIKEYDPRFNVKYRDDKSYPYLAVTMNEEFPRVQVMRGHKKKGVRYFGPYGHAWAIRDTVDLLLRVFPVRTCSAGVFKNASRTGRPCLLGYIGKCSAPCVGRVSSEEHRDLAEEFCDFMAGRTGTYIRRQEQQMTDAAEEMEYERAARLRDDIEALKKAMEKSAVVLADATDADLMAVAEDELEAAVQIFHVRGGRVRGQRGWVTDKVEAVTTGDLVEHALQQLYGEETGDSVPKEVLVPALPEPVEPVQEWLTERRGSNVSLRIPQRGDKKALMETVRRNALQSLALHKTRRASDLTTRSRALEEIAEALDLDSAPLRIECYDISHLQGDDVVASMVVFEDGLQRKGEYRRFQIKGFAGQDDVRSMHEVITRRFKRYLVEKERTGEWTDGEDTPAEPSETPTSGSPLTEAPAAGTTSSGTALAGTTSSGIPLVEAASTGTALSGAPLPGSAFSEEDGRPKRFAYPPQLVVVDGGRPQVAAAQRALDELGIDDIAVCGLAKRLEEVWLPGESDPVVLPRTSEGLYLLQRVRDEAHRFAITYQRAKRAKRFRAGPLDDVPGLGDSRRQALIKHFGSVKKLRSATIDQICEVPGIGRKTAETIAVALAEAVPAAPAVNTATGEIMEDDEHAAPGTTAGPVEEPVTAGTSDERRGQET, encoded by the coding sequence CTGTCGGCCCGCGCCAGTAGGGTGTGTGACATGGCCGACCCCTCCAGCTACCGCCCCAAGCCGGGACAGATCCCGGACTCCCCCGGGGTGTACAAATTCCGCGACGAGCACCGCCGGGTGATCTACGTCGGGAAGGCGAAGAGCCTGCGCCAGCGCCTGGCGAGCTACTTCCAGGACCTGGCGAATCTCCACCCGCGCACCCGCACCATGGTGACCACGGCCGCGTCGGTGGAGTGGACGATCGTGTCCACCGAGGTCGAGGCCCTTCAGCTGGAGTACTCCTGGATCAAGGAGTACGACCCCCGGTTCAACGTCAAGTACCGCGACGACAAGAGCTACCCCTACCTCGCCGTGACGATGAACGAGGAGTTCCCGCGCGTACAGGTGATGCGCGGCCACAAGAAGAAGGGCGTGCGCTACTTCGGTCCCTACGGGCACGCCTGGGCCATCCGCGACACCGTCGACCTGCTGCTGCGCGTCTTCCCGGTCCGCACCTGCTCCGCCGGTGTCTTCAAGAACGCCTCCCGCACCGGCCGGCCCTGCCTTCTCGGCTACATCGGCAAGTGCTCGGCCCCCTGTGTCGGCCGGGTCTCTTCCGAGGAGCACCGCGATCTGGCCGAGGAGTTCTGCGACTTCATGGCGGGCCGGACGGGGACGTACATCCGCCGCCAGGAGCAGCAGATGACGGACGCGGCCGAGGAGATGGAGTACGAGCGCGCGGCCCGGCTGCGGGACGACATCGAGGCCCTGAAGAAGGCCATGGAGAAGAGCGCGGTCGTACTCGCGGACGCGACCGACGCCGACCTCATGGCGGTCGCCGAGGACGAGCTGGAAGCCGCGGTGCAGATCTTCCACGTGCGCGGCGGACGCGTGCGCGGTCAGCGGGGCTGGGTCACGGACAAGGTGGAGGCGGTCACCACGGGTGACCTCGTCGAGCACGCGCTCCAGCAGCTCTACGGCGAGGAGACGGGTGACTCCGTCCCCAAGGAGGTGCTCGTCCCGGCGCTGCCCGAACCGGTGGAGCCCGTCCAGGAATGGCTCACCGAGCGCCGCGGATCGAACGTGTCGCTCCGCATCCCGCAGCGCGGTGACAAGAAGGCGCTCATGGAGACGGTGCGGCGCAACGCGCTCCAGTCGCTCGCCCTGCACAAGACCCGGCGCGCCTCCGACCTGACCACCCGATCGCGGGCGCTGGAGGAGATCGCCGAGGCGCTCGACCTGGACAGCGCGCCGCTGCGGATCGAGTGCTACGACATCTCGCACCTCCAGGGCGACGACGTGGTGGCCTCGATGGTCGTCTTCGAGGACGGGCTCCAGCGCAAGGGCGAGTACCGGCGCTTCCAGATCAAGGGCTTCGCCGGCCAGGACGACGTCCGCTCCATGCACGAGGTGATCACGCGCCGCTTCAAGCGCTACCTCGTGGAGAAGGAGAGGACGGGGGAGTGGACGGACGGCGAGGACACCCCAGCGGAGCCGTCGGAGACCCCCACGTCCGGCAGCCCGCTGACGGAGGCGCCCGCCGCGGGGACCACCTCCTCCGGGACCGCGCTCGCGGGGACCACCTCCTCCGGGATCCCGCTCGTGGAGGCCGCCTCCACCGGGACCGCCCTTTCCGGTGCTCCCCTCCCCGGGAGCGCCTTCTCCGAGGAGGACGGCCGGCCCAAGCGTTTCGCCTACCCCCCGCAGCTCGTCGTCGTCGACGGTGGCCGGCCGCAGGTGGCCGCCGCCCAACGGGCCCTCGACGAGCTCGGTATCGACGACATCGCCGTCTGCGGACTCGCCAAGCGCCTGGAGGAGGTGTGGCTGCCCGGCGAGAGCGATCCGGTGGTCCTGCCGCGCACCAGCGAGGGCCTGTACCTGCTCCAGCGGGTCCGGGACGAGGCCCACCGCTTCGCGATCACCTACCAGCGCGCCAAGCGGGCCAAACGCTTCCGGGCGGGCCCCCTGGACGACGTACCGGGCCTGGGCGACTCACGCAGACAGGCACTGATCAAACACTTCGGCTCCGTGAAGAAACTCCGGTCCGCGACGATCGACCAGATCTGCGAGGTCCCCGGCATAGGGCGGAAGACGGCGGAGACCATCGCCGTGGCCCTCGCCGAGGCGGTTCCGGCCGCACCCGCCGTGAACACGGCCACTGGAGAGATCATGGAAGACGACGAACACGCGGCGCCCGGGACGACTGCGGGCCCCGTGGAGGAGCCCGTGACCGCGGGCACCTCGGACGAGCGACGGGGGCAGGAGACATGA
- the rapZ gene encoding RNase adapter RapZ, which produces MTENDAREEERPAQGTEEHGTASEDHAEHEAPREDGAQVGTGIETAGTGVPDAAIPELVIISGMSGAGRSTAAKCLEDLGWFVVDNLPPALIPTMVELGARSQGNVARIAVVVDVRGRRFFDNLRESLADLESKQVTRRIVFLESSDEALVRRFESVRRPHPLQGDGRIVDGIDAERELLRELRGDADLVIDTSSLNVHELRAKMDAQFAGEEEPELRATVMSFGFKYGLPVDADLVVDMRFLPNPHWVPELRPFTGLNEEVSAYVFNQPGAKEFLDRYAELLQLIAAGYRREGKRYVTIAVGCTGGKHRSVATAEKLAARLASQGVETVLVHRDMGRE; this is translated from the coding sequence ATGACCGAGAACGACGCGCGTGAAGAGGAACGCCCGGCGCAGGGCACCGAAGAGCACGGGACGGCAAGCGAGGATCACGCGGAGCACGAAGCACCACGGGAAGACGGAGCACAGGTGGGTACGGGCATCGAGACGGCCGGGACCGGGGTCCCGGACGCGGCCATTCCCGAGCTGGTGATCATCTCCGGTATGTCCGGAGCCGGCCGGTCCACGGCCGCCAAGTGTCTGGAGGACCTCGGCTGGTTCGTCGTCGACAACCTGCCGCCCGCCCTGATCCCCACCATGGTGGAGCTCGGCGCCCGGTCCCAGGGCAACGTGGCCCGGATCGCGGTCGTCGTCGACGTACGCGGCCGGCGCTTCTTCGACAACCTCCGCGAGTCCCTCGCCGACCTGGAGTCCAAGCAGGTCACCCGGCGGATCGTCTTCCTGGAGTCCTCCGACGAGGCCCTGGTGCGACGCTTCGAGTCCGTGCGCAGACCGCACCCCCTCCAGGGCGACGGCCGCATCGTGGACGGCATCGACGCCGAGCGTGAACTGCTGCGCGAGCTGCGCGGCGACGCCGACCTGGTCATCGACACCTCCAGCCTGAACGTGCACGAGCTGCGCGCCAAGATGGACGCCCAGTTCGCGGGCGAGGAGGAGCCCGAGCTGCGGGCCACCGTCATGTCCTTCGGCTTCAAGTACGGCCTCCCGGTCGACGCCGACCTGGTCGTGGACATGCGCTTCCTGCCCAACCCGCACTGGGTCCCCGAGCTGCGCCCCTTCACCGGCCTGAACGAAGAGGTCTCGGCGTACGTCTTCAACCAGCCCGGCGCCAAGGAGTTCCTCGACCGCTACGCCGAGCTGCTCCAGCTGATCGCCGCCGGATACCGGCGCGAGGGCAAGCGCTATGTGACCATCGCGGTCGGCTGCACCGGCGGCAAGCACCGCTCGGTGGCGACCGCCGAGAAGCTCGCCGCCCGCCTCGCCTCCCAGGGCGTGGAGACCGTGCTCGTGCATAGGGACATGGGGCGCGAGTGA
- a CDS encoding gluconeogenesis factor YvcK family protein, which produces MTGRTTLRLSRLRREIPGDRAAQPVAARGAKPRRRGAQPKVVALGGGMGLSASLAALRRITGDLTAVVTVADDGGSSGRLRDELGVLPPGDLRKALAALCGDDEWGQTWARVIQYRFQSKGDLHEHAVGNLLIVALWEQLGDHVQALDLVGKLLGAHGRVLPMSAVPLELQALVKGHDPDSPDEVATVRGQANVALTPGEVQSVHVVPHDPPAVPEAVAAVLDADWVVLGPGSWFSSVIPHLLVPELLDALSQTRARRVLSLNLAPQPGETEGFSPQRHLEVLGRHAPKLALDVVLADEAAVPDRESLADAAKRFGAAVELAPVARTDGSPRHDPELLAAAYDRIFRMHGRIGPWR; this is translated from the coding sequence GTGACCGGACGCACTACCCTGCGGCTGAGCCGGCTGCGCCGGGAGATCCCCGGGGACCGAGCCGCCCAGCCGGTCGCGGCGCGCGGGGCCAAGCCACGCCGCCGCGGCGCCCAGCCCAAGGTCGTCGCCCTCGGCGGCGGCATGGGGCTGTCCGCCTCGCTCGCCGCGCTGCGCCGGATCACCGGGGACCTCACCGCCGTCGTCACCGTGGCCGACGACGGCGGTTCCAGCGGCCGCCTGCGTGACGAGCTGGGCGTTCTCCCGCCCGGTGATCTGCGCAAGGCGCTGGCGGCGCTGTGCGGCGACGACGAATGGGGCCAGACCTGGGCCCGTGTCATCCAGTACCGCTTCCAGTCCAAGGGCGACCTGCACGAACACGCCGTCGGCAATCTGCTGATCGTCGCCCTGTGGGAACAGCTCGGCGATCACGTCCAGGCTCTCGACCTGGTCGGCAAGCTGCTCGGCGCGCACGGCCGGGTGCTGCCCATGTCCGCCGTTCCCCTGGAGCTCCAGGCCCTGGTCAAGGGGCACGATCCGGACAGTCCCGACGAGGTCGCCACCGTGCGGGGCCAGGCGAACGTGGCGCTCACCCCCGGCGAGGTCCAGTCCGTGCACGTCGTGCCGCACGATCCGCCGGCCGTGCCCGAGGCCGTGGCCGCGGTCCTCGACGCGGACTGGGTGGTTCTCGGCCCCGGCTCCTGGTTCTCGTCGGTCATACCCCACCTTCTGGTGCCCGAACTGCTGGACGCCCTCAGCCAGACGCGGGCCCGCCGGGTACTCTCCCTGAACCTCGCCCCGCAGCCCGGAGAAACCGAAGGCTTCTCCCCGCAGCGTCATTTGGAGGTTTTGGGACGACACGCCCCTAAACTCGCCCTGGACGTGGTGCTGGCCGACGAGGCCGCCGTGCCCGACCGCGAGTCTCTCGCCGACGCCGCCAAGCGGTTCGGTGCCGCGGTCGAGCTGGCGCCGGTGGCTCGGACCGACGGATCTCCGCGGCACGACCCGGAGCTGTTGGCCGCCGCGTACGACCGTATTTTTCGGATGCATGGAAGGATCGGCCCATGGCGATGA
- the whiA gene encoding DNA-binding protein WhiA, with protein sequence MAMTAAVKDEISRLPVTRTCCRKAEVSAILRFAGGLHLVSGRIVIEAELDTAMAARRLKRDILEIFGHSSELIVMAPGGLRRGSRYVVRVVAGGDQLARQTGLVDGRGRPIRGLPPQVVSGATCDAEAAWRGAFLAHGSLTEPGRSSSLEVTCPGPEAALALVGAARRLSIAAKAREVRGVDRVVVRDGDAIGALLTRLGAHESVLAWEERRMRREVRATANRLANFDDANLRRSARAAVAAGARVQRALEILADEVPEHLAAAGRLRMEHKQASLEELGALADPPLTKDAVAGRIRRLLAMADKRAQDLGIPGTESSLSEEMADNLAG encoded by the coding sequence ATGGCGATGACGGCAGCGGTGAAGGATGAGATTTCCCGGCTCCCCGTCACCCGGACGTGCTGCAGGAAGGCGGAGGTTTCCGCCATTCTGCGGTTCGCGGGCGGCCTTCACCTGGTGAGCGGCCGGATCGTGATCGAGGCGGAGCTGGACACCGCCATGGCGGCGCGCCGCCTGAAGCGGGACATTCTGGAGATCTTCGGCCACAGTTCCGAACTGATCGTGATGGCGCCCGGCGGGCTGCGGCGCGGTTCGCGCTACGTCGTGCGCGTCGTCGCGGGCGGTGACCAGCTGGCCCGCCAGACCGGGCTCGTGGACGGGCGGGGCCGCCCGATCCGCGGGCTGCCGCCGCAGGTGGTCTCGGGGGCCACCTGCGACGCCGAGGCGGCCTGGCGCGGGGCCTTCCTGGCCCACGGCTCGCTCACCGAGCCCGGCCGCTCCTCGTCCCTGGAGGTGACCTGCCCGGGGCCGGAGGCCGCGCTCGCGCTGGTCGGCGCCGCCCGCCGGCTGTCGATCGCGGCGAAGGCCCGTGAGGTGCGGGGCGTGGACCGCGTGGTCGTCCGCGACGGGGACGCCATCGGCGCGCTGCTGACCCGCCTCGGCGCGCACGAGTCGGTGCTGGCCTGGGAGGAGCGGCGGATGCGCCGCGAGGTCCGCGCCACGGCGAACCGGCTCGCCAACTTCGACGACGCCAACCTGCGCCGCTCGGCGCGTGCCGCCGTCGCCGCCGGGGCCCGGGTCCAGCGCGCGCTGGAGATCCTCGCGGACGAGGTGCCGGAGCATCTCGCCGCCGCCGGACGGCTGCGCATGGAGCACAAGCAGGCCTCCCTGGAGGAGCTGGGCGCGCTCGCCGACCCGCCGCTGACCAAGGACGCCGTCGCGGGCCGTATCCGCAGGCTGCTGGCGATGGCCGACAAGCGGGCGCAGGACCTCGGGATCCCCGGGACGGAGTCGAGTCTGTCCGAGGAGA